The following proteins are co-located in the Bacillus pumilus genome:
- the lpdA gene encoding dihydrolipoyl dehydrogenase: MTLVIIGGGPAGYVAAMTAARFGREIVLIDQGQLGGTCLNEGCIPTKSLLQSADMYEGVKSAAHFGIELPGGKPIIQWDSVQKRKQSVVKQLTDGVRYLMNKNKIKVINGKASFLSAHEMLIESEGASEIIQAKQIIIASGAEPAALPFAPFDGKWLIDSKDAMSLPSIPDSLCIIGGGVIGCEFASIFSRMGTKVVMIEQSVHILPEEDDDIAQCLHDQLEEAGVDILTSAAVKQLDSTSRKVVIERKHGERCEIQSDLCLVAIGRKPRLGKLNLDQIGIEYDRNGINVNEHMQTNLPHIYACGDVTGGVQLAHVAFHEGTIAASHASGEHVKVNEQVLPRCIYTSPEIASVGLNEESARKQYGDIRIGTCAFSANGKALILNQPAGQVKVIVEPQFQEILGVSIIGPNATELIGQAALMMHTEMTADTLEQFIAAHPTLSEAIHEALLQTMGRAMHC, translated from the coding sequence ATGACACTAGTTATTATAGGCGGCGGACCTGCAGGATATGTGGCGGCAATGACAGCCGCTCGTTTTGGAAGAGAGATTGTGTTAATTGATCAAGGACAGTTGGGAGGAACCTGTCTCAATGAAGGATGTATTCCAACCAAATCGCTTTTGCAAAGCGCCGATATGTACGAGGGTGTGAAGTCAGCTGCGCATTTTGGAATTGAACTTCCAGGGGGAAAGCCCATCATCCAATGGGATTCCGTTCAAAAACGGAAACAGTCAGTCGTCAAGCAACTGACAGATGGCGTTCGCTATTTGATGAATAAAAATAAAATCAAGGTGATAAATGGGAAGGCATCATTTCTTTCTGCACATGAGATGTTGATTGAAAGTGAAGGGGCGTCTGAAATCATTCAAGCAAAACAAATCATTATTGCATCAGGGGCAGAGCCTGCTGCCTTACCTTTTGCGCCATTTGATGGGAAATGGTTGATTGACAGCAAGGATGCAATGTCGCTCCCTTCGATACCAGATTCGCTTTGTATCATTGGTGGTGGGGTGATCGGGTGTGAGTTCGCAAGTATCTTTAGCAGAATGGGGACAAAGGTTGTTATGATTGAACAGTCGGTACACATTTTACCTGAAGAAGATGACGATATTGCACAATGTCTTCACGATCAACTTGAAGAAGCAGGTGTGGACATTTTGACATCGGCTGCAGTCAAGCAGCTTGATTCAACCTCAAGGAAAGTGGTGATTGAGAGAAAACATGGTGAGCGGTGTGAAATCCAGTCTGATCTTTGCTTAGTGGCAATTGGCAGAAAGCCGCGGCTTGGAAAGTTGAATCTTGATCAGATTGGCATTGAATATGACAGGAACGGGATCAATGTCAATGAGCATATGCAAACCAATCTCCCGCATATATATGCGTGCGGCGATGTCACAGGAGGAGTACAGCTTGCTCACGTTGCTTTTCATGAAGGCACGATTGCGGCATCCCATGCATCAGGTGAACATGTAAAGGTCAATGAACAAGTGCTTCCAAGATGCATCTACACCTCTCCAGAAATCGCCAGTGTTGGCTTAAATGAAGAGAGTGCTAGAAAACAATATGGGGATATTCGGATAGGGACATGTGCATTTTCTGCAAATGGAAAAGCGTTAATTTTAAATCAACCAGCCGGTCAAGTAAAGGTGATTGTAGAACCGCAATTTCAAGAAATTTTAGGTGTATCAATCATCGGACCGAATGCAACAGAACTGATTGGACAAGCGGCGTTGATGATGCATACAGAGATGACTGCTGATACATTAGAGCAGTTTATTGCGGCACATCCGACACTTTCAGAGGCGATACACGAAGCCTTGCTGCAAACAATGGGACGAGCGATGCACTGCTGA
- a CDS encoding sigma-54-dependent Fis family transcriptional regulator codes for MNPTPCYLNTWKRFVREGLLDKSRLDKRVMESWHRCKQANVNPYLDKGQSFLEKELFSAQKKKYSLFLNTALPYLNKISQQLKESDMLALLIDADGYVLSLTGSQRTMVEARKINFMEGARWTETDVGTNAIGTALVIGEAVMINGTEHFSIASHHWSCSAAPIRDVDGTIIGVIDISCMADNKHPFMLGMASTVAYAIEREIQVQQKRREMELITHCLQQVEAEEPYVVCNEKKQIVSASRSIRERFSDWYGMDVERLKGHPFVIRGKQIIQSEQDGKMLGISLSLEEAAKSNITVSFAQFPGESGTSKVFQQTLIEMKRAAQTDANVYIWGETGTGKELAARAIHSASERHRGPFIAVNCGAIPESLLESELFGYAEGAFTGAKRHGAKGKFEQAHKGTLFLDEIGEIPYAMQVALLRVIEERKVVPLGGTHEIPLDIRIITATHRNMNELLKEGKIREDLYYRLHVYPINIPPLRERKEDIHDLYRYYQKKHQWNAVFPESFFQKLQEYHWPGNIRELFNLFEHIRVLFPKSGWIGESQYASVLEAIDQKKQKLHPAECTEIPKELTFRERIQKQTVIEALHKTKGHVSEAARLAGVPRSTFYKWMRKFKLS; via the coding sequence ATGAATCCGACACCTTGTTATTTAAATACGTGGAAACGTTTTGTTCGTGAAGGTTTGCTTGATAAGTCTCGTCTGGATAAAAGAGTGATGGAATCATGGCACAGGTGTAAACAGGCAAATGTTAATCCGTATTTAGATAAAGGACAGTCGTTCTTAGAAAAGGAATTATTCAGTGCCCAAAAAAAGAAATATTCATTATTCCTCAATACCGCTCTTCCTTACTTAAATAAAATCAGTCAGCAATTAAAAGAATCTGACATGCTGGCCTTACTCATCGATGCAGACGGTTATGTGCTAAGTCTGACAGGAAGCCAAAGGACGATGGTGGAAGCGAGAAAAATTAATTTTATGGAGGGTGCGCGCTGGACTGAAACAGATGTAGGGACAAACGCGATCGGAACGGCACTCGTCATCGGAGAAGCTGTGATGATCAACGGAACTGAGCATTTTTCTATCGCCTCTCATCATTGGAGTTGTTCAGCCGCCCCTATTCGTGATGTAGACGGTACGATCATAGGGGTGATTGATATCTCCTGTATGGCGGATAACAAGCACCCTTTTATGCTTGGAATGGCTTCAACGGTTGCTTATGCCATAGAGAGAGAAATTCAAGTCCAGCAAAAAAGGAGAGAGATGGAGCTCATCACTCATTGTCTCCAGCAGGTGGAAGCGGAGGAACCGTATGTTGTCTGTAATGAAAAAAAGCAAATTGTTTCTGCAAGCAGGTCGATTAGAGAACGATTTTCAGACTGGTACGGAATGGATGTCGAGCGGCTTAAGGGACATCCATTTGTTATCCGGGGAAAGCAGATCATTCAATCAGAGCAAGATGGAAAGATGCTAGGCATTTCTCTTTCCCTTGAAGAAGCAGCGAAAAGCAACATAACCGTTTCTTTTGCTCAATTTCCCGGGGAATCCGGAACAAGTAAGGTGTTTCAACAGACGCTCATCGAGATGAAGAGAGCGGCACAAACAGATGCTAATGTATATATTTGGGGAGAAACAGGTACAGGGAAAGAACTGGCCGCTAGAGCCATTCACTCAGCCAGTGAAAGGCATAGAGGGCCGTTTATTGCTGTTAATTGTGGAGCCATTCCTGAAAGCCTGTTAGAAAGCGAATTATTTGGCTATGCTGAAGGGGCTTTTACAGGGGCAAAACGTCATGGAGCAAAAGGAAAATTTGAACAAGCTCATAAAGGAACACTCTTTTTAGACGAAATTGGCGAAATCCCATATGCGATGCAAGTAGCGCTACTTAGGGTGATAGAAGAAAGGAAAGTCGTACCGCTCGGCGGGACACATGAAATCCCTTTGGATATTAGAATTATTACAGCGACACACCGAAATATGAACGAACTGCTGAAGGAAGGAAAAATACGAGAAGACTTGTATTATCGTCTTCATGTCTACCCAATCAACATCCCGCCACTTAGAGAAAGAAAAGAAGACATCCATGATTTATATCGTTATTACCAAAAGAAGCACCAATGGAATGCGGTATTTCCTGAATCATTTTTTCAGAAATTGCAGGAGTATCATTGGCCAGGAAACATACGAGAGCTTTTTAATCTGTTTGAACATATAAGGGTCCTCTTTCCTAAAAGCGGTTGGATTGGTGAATCGCAATATGCTTCAGTATTAGAGGCGATTGATCAGAAAAAGCAGAAGCTGCATCCAGCAGAGTGTACTGAGATTCCAAAAGAACTTACGTTTAGAGAGCGCATTCAAAAGCAAACAGTGATAGAAGCACTTCATAAAACGAAAGGTCATGTGTCAGAAGCAGCGAGGTTAGCAGGGGTGCCAAGAAGTACCTTTTATAAGTGGATGCGAAAGTTTAAGCTGTCTTAA